The DNA segment CATCTTAGTGGGTGAGGCGTTAATGAAAAGTCCGGATGTGAAACAATCATTTTTAAGCTTCCGTTTGCCCTTATCAAAAGAGGTAGGAAGATGAAAGTTAAGATTTGCGGGATAACAGATGAATTAACAGGAATGGCTGCTGTTCAATATGGTGCAGATGCAATAGGACTCGTATTTGCTGAAAGCAAAAGAAGGATCTCAGTAGAAAGGGCAAAAGAAATTGTTTTGCAACTACCAGAACAAGTTTATAAGGTAGGTGTTTTTGTAAATGAAACAAAAGAGCAAATAGAAAAAATAGCTGCCTCTGTGGGACTTACTCATATTCAATTACATGGTGACGAAACAGCTGCTTTTTCTAAATCACTATCCTTACCTGTTATTAAAGGAATTAGCTTTCAAGACAACGATAGCTTGGGAGATATGGCTAATTTTCCTAGTGATTATATATTACTCGACAGTCCTAAAGGTAAATATAGAGGTGGAAATGGAACTACATTTGAATGGGGAAAAGTGAATCAACAATTAATTGATGGAAAAAAAGTAATCCTTGCAGGTGGCCTGAATAGTGAAAATGTAGAAAAGGCAATAAAAATCATCAAACCGGTTATGGTAGATGTAAGTTCTGGAGTAGAAACCAATGGAATGAAGGATCTGGCTAAAATGAAAGCCTTTATTGAAAAGGTAAAAGGTAACTTAACGGGAGGGAAACAAAATGAACACATATACATTACCGAATGAAAAAGGACATTATGGGAAATTTGGAGGAAGATTTGTTCCTGAAACACTCATGAAAGCAGTGATTGAACTTGATGAAGCTTATAAGAAGGCAAAAAATGATCCGAGTTTCCAAGAAGAGATTAATCGATTATTAAAGGACTATGTCGGAAGAGAAACCCCCTTATATTTTGCTGAAAATCTTACAAAATATGCTGGTGGAGCAAAGATTTACTTAAAAAGAGAAGATTTAAACCATACAGGTGCACATAAAATTAATAACGCTATTGGTCAGGCATTACTAGCTGTACGAATGGGAAAAAGAAAAATTGTGGCTGAAACAGGAGCGGGACAGCATGGTGTAGCAACGGCTACTGTTTGTGCCCTATTAAACCTTGATTGCATTATCTTCATGGGGGAGGAAGATATCAAAAGGCAGGCATTAAATGTATTTAGGATGGAATTACTCGGTGCAAAGGTTGTTAGTGTTACATCAGGTAGTGCTACATTGAAGGATGCCGTTAATGAGGCCCTAAGATACTGGGTAGCAAATGTTGATGATACCCATTATTTATTAGGATCAGTTATGGGGCCACATCCATTTCCTCAAATGGTAAGAGACTTCCAAAGTGTTATTGGTAAAGAGACCAAGGAGCAATTTTTACAAGCCCAAGGTGTCCTTCCGGATGCCGTGGTAGCATGTATCGGTGGGGGAAGTAATGCAGCCGGGATGTTCTACCCATTTATAGAGGATGAAAGGGTCAGTCTCTATGGTGTAGAAGCAGCAGGTCAGGGTGTAGATACAGATTATCATGCAGCTTCTTTAACCAAGGGAAAACCAGGAGTTTTACATGGTGCATTAATGTATTTACTGCAGGATCAAGATGGTCAAATTCAAGAAGCGCACTCGATTTCTGCTGGTCTTGATTATCCAGGTGTTGGACCAGAGCACAGCTATTTAAAGGATATCGGAAGAGCAAACTACCATTCTATTACCGATAATGAAGCACTTGATGCTTTTCGCCTTCTATCGAAGCTAGAAGGAATAATACCAGCGTTAGAAAGTTCACATGCAGTTGCCTTTGCTGTAAAACTTGCCGCTGAAATGCAAGATACACAAAACATTGTCGTTTGTTTATCAGGACGTGGAGATAAAGATGTAGATACTGTGAAAACTAGGCTTGAAGGGGAGAAATAAGATGAATCGTTTACAACATACCTTTTCTTTACTAAAGAGAAATAATAGAAAGGCTTTCGTTCCCTACATAATGGCTGGGGATGGAGGATTAGATAATTTAGTTAATCGGATGGTATTATTAGAGAAATTCGGTGCAACGGCAATAGAACTAGGTGTACCATTTTCAGATCCAGTGGCTGACGGGCCAACCATTCAACGTGCTGGGATAAGAGCTCTTGAAAATGGGACCACGTTAAAAGCAATCATTTCAGAAGTGGCAAAAGCACGGAGGGTTGTATCTATACCTATTATTCTTATGACCTACCTTAATCCGATATATTCTTTTGGGATAGAGGCTTTTGTTAAAGAGATAAGTGATGCAGGTGTCGATGGTTGTATTATTCCAGACCTTCCTATTGAAGAGGAGGACATGATTGCACCAAATCTAGAGAATGTTGATGTGGAATTAATTCGCTTAGTCACTCCAACCACTCCTATGGAGCGAATCAAGTTAATATCCAGTAAGGGTAATGGATTTTTATATGCAGTAACTGTGAAGGGAATAACGGGGGTAAGGAATGACTATGATGCTGAATTGTATCAATTTCTAAAGGCAGTACAAGAGATAAGTCTGATACCGGTGCTTGCTGGTTTTGGAATTTCCAGTGAAGAGCAAATTAATGTGTTAACCAAACACTGTGATGGGGTAATTGTAGGGAGTAAAATAGTGGATTTATTTGAGTCAAACAATCTAGACGAGATGGAAGGGCTGATGTCCAGCTTTAAACAAAAATCGAAGATAGTTTAAGTAAAAAAGTCTATTCTTTTTTAAGAGTAGACTTTTTTTGTTCAGGTACGTGTTAATATTAAAATTAACAGGTACACCATTTCGCTAATTGAAGATGTAATGCTACTATAGGCATATTCTACTTCTTGATAGTGATATCTAACTCCTATATAATATAGTTAGACGTATGATGAACTCTTTCTTGGAATACGTAATTTTAATTCGTTCGATAGGTCTTGTTATGTTTGAAACTTCCCGTTGTGGAAGTTTTGTTTGTTTCTAGAACAAATATTTTATGGGGATGACCCATTTTCTGTAGGAGTGCAATATAGATGAAAGAAATTACTGTTGAAAATCTTTTTACGCTAAAGACCCCAATTATTATTGATATACGTTCGCCGATTGAGTTTAAAGACGGTGCGATACCTGGAGCAATTAATGTCCCATTATTTTCAGATGAAGAGCGGCATGAGATTGGTATTATATACAAGCATGAAGGTCAGGCTGCAGCAAAGTGGAGAGCAATGGAACTCGTCTCACCTAAAATTCCTGAATTGTTACATACCATTAAAGACCATCATACCAATGGGGAATTAGTCATCCATTGTTGGCGTGGAGGGATGCGAAGTAATGCAGTTGTGACTTTCTTGGAGTTTGCTGGGATATATGCGTGGCGTTTAATCGGTGGGTATAAAGCTTATAGACATCATATACTTGAAAAAATACCAACAATCATTCCCAAAAATGCAGTAGTACTCCATGGGATGACAGGTGTAGGAAAAACAGAGGTGCTAAAGCTTCTGAAACAAAGGAGTTATCCAATCTTAGATCTTGAAGAGATGGCTGGGCATCGTGGGTCAATTTTTGGCACTATTGGTCTAGGTGAGGGTCATAACCAAAAAACTTTTGACTCGCTCTTATTTAAAGGGCTTCAAGAAATACAAGGATCAAATTATTTTCTAGTTGAGGCCGAAAGTAAACGAATTGGAAAAGCTGTTCAGCCTGAGGAACTAATGGAGATCAAATTTAAGGGGATAAATATTTATATTCATTCTCCGATTGAACAAAGAGTGCAGCAACTAATTTCCGAATATGTACTGCCATATGAGAATGAACCATGGTATGAGAGTAAAATATTAAGTAATATGGAGAAGGTATTAAAACGAGTCAGGGATTTGGAAGTAAGAAACAAACTATTGAGCTATTTAGATGAAAAAAACTATTACGAATTAATTCGAATTTTACTGGAACATTATTACGACCCTCGTTATGACCATGCAAGACAAGAATACGAAGGAGAATTCTTCGATATTTTTGCCGATAACCCGGTTGATGCAGCCGAAAAAGTTGAAAAAAAACTTACTGATCTATCCTTTCGATCACAAATCGAAACAAATAAATTCATGTAATACTTAAAGCACGGCTAAGAAGAGGCGGACTCAGAAAATGAGTCTGCCTTTTTCATTGTTTACACGGAAATTATAAAAAGGTCCGAGTATGGATAACTGAACTAGTTGTCTTAATCTAGCTCCAGCGCCTAGCCCCTCGGGGTCAAATAACCTTCGGCAAGAAAAGTCAAAAGGCGGACTTTTCCCGCCGAAGAACATTTGCCTGTCGGGGCTGGACGAGGCGCTTCCGCCTTTTGTTCTTTTTCTTATACTTTCTAAGAAAATTCTAATCTCCCTCTCATCATGGTCTCCTTTCAAAAAGGTAAAATGTTTTTATAATCCTTTTAATCCACCTACTTCTTCCCTACCAATTATTCCGTGTTTATGTTTCAAAATGTATAGTAAGGAGGAATGTAACATGTTATGGGTTAGACTAATTATGGTTGGATTTTTCTCTTTAACAGCACTTTCTCTCATGTCATATCAATCAGTTGAAATTCTTCATGCATTTATTGATTTTTTTAAAGACAAACATCAGTTAAAATAGAAAGCAAAAATGAATTGAGAGCGTGGATGTATGCAAAATATACTAATTATTGAAGATGAAAAGAATTTAGCTAGATTTATTGAGCTTGAACTGAATCATGATGGTTACAACACCACCGTATCATCAAATGGACGAAGTGGATTAGAATTGGCACTCTCAAAAACTTGGGATGCCATTCTACTCGATTTAATGCTTCCAGAATTAAATGGAATGGAAGTGTGCCGTAGAATTAGACAGGCAAATAAGACGATTCCCATCATTATGATAACGGCAAGAGACAGTGTACTTGATCGTGTTTCTGGTTTAGATAGCGGGGCAGATGATTATATAGTTAAGCCATTTGCTATTGAAGAATTATTGGCCAGATTAAGGTCCTTGTTTCGAAGAATAGAGGCAATCAATTCAAATGAATTAACAACGCTTACCTTCAAGGATTTAGAAGTCGAACTTGAATCATGTATTGTAAAAAAAGCAGGAAAAATTATTGGTCTTACTAAGCGAGAGTTTGACTTATTAATCATTTTTATGAGTAATATTAACATTGTATTAACAAGAGAAGTACTATTAAATAAAGTCTGGGGTTACAGTACTGGTGTTGAAACAAACGTTGTAGATGTATATGTCCGATATTTAAGAAACAAAATAGATGATCAAGTTAATGGAAGCTACATTCATACAGTACGCGGTACAGGATATGTAATGAGATGATTAAGAAAATAACACGAATGTTTAATAGATTGCCATGGCAAACCAAACTGGTGCTAAGTGGTTCATCAGCCATTTTTCTTACGTTCTTCTTGTTTAGTTTTTTAGAATATCATACTGTTTCGAAATGGATGATGAATCGTGAGGAAATTGCTATTAATCGAACGATTACGGATATTGCCACCTTTTATAAAGCAAAGGCGGAAACGTTAAACCGTACTGACATAATTGATAGTGAAGACTTTTTAAGGAACATGAATGACAAAGACCAATTAATTCGAGTCTATGACAGTAAGGGGAATATTCTAGTATCTGATAAAAACGGTACCTTTCCTGTACTGGAGCCCGTTCCGACGAGGGTTAGTACAACCGATAGGATCTCAATTGAGGGAAAAGAGGCTATTGTAGCAAGATACCCAATCAATGGAGGCAAATTTAAAGGGACACTAGAGGTCGTCCGTCATTTAAATAACTATCATAAAATGATGAGCAATCTCTTTTGGGTAATGACTATCTTTGGAATTGCAGCTATTCTTTTTAGTGCTATTAGCGGCCTAATTCTTGCTAAACAGTTGTTAAGGCCTGTTAGACGGTTAGCAAGAGGAATGAAAAAAATAAAGGAAGATGGCTTTCAGGGAAGAGTGGAGGTCTATAAACAAAAGGATGATTTAACTGAGCTTACAAATGTGTTTAATGAAATGATGGACGAAATTGAAAAATCCTTTCAGGCCCAAAAACAATTTGTAGAGGATGCTTCTCATGAACTAAGGACACCTGTTTCTATTCTGGAGGGCCACCTTTCCTTATTAAATCGGTGGGGAAAAAAGGATCCTGTTATTTTAGAAGAATCATTAGATGCTTCATTACAAGAACTATCAAGATTAAAAAAGTTAATTAACGACCTCTTAGTATTAA comes from the Neobacillus sp. PS2-9 genome and includes:
- the mnmH gene encoding tRNA 2-selenouridine(34) synthase MnmH, yielding MKEITVENLFTLKTPIIIDIRSPIEFKDGAIPGAINVPLFSDEERHEIGIIYKHEGQAAAKWRAMELVSPKIPELLHTIKDHHTNGELVIHCWRGGMRSNAVVTFLEFAGIYAWRLIGGYKAYRHHILEKIPTIIPKNAVVLHGMTGVGKTEVLKLLKQRSYPILDLEEMAGHRGSIFGTIGLGEGHNQKTFDSLLFKGLQEIQGSNYFLVEAESKRIGKAVQPEELMEIKFKGINIYIHSPIEQRVQQLISEYVLPYENEPWYESKILSNMEKVLKRVRDLEVRNKLLSYLDEKNYYELIRILLEHYYDPRYDHARQEYEGEFFDIFADNPVDAAEKVEKKLTDLSFRSQIETNKFM
- the trpB gene encoding tryptophan synthase subunit beta is translated as MNTYTLPNEKGHYGKFGGRFVPETLMKAVIELDEAYKKAKNDPSFQEEINRLLKDYVGRETPLYFAENLTKYAGGAKIYLKREDLNHTGAHKINNAIGQALLAVRMGKRKIVAETGAGQHGVATATVCALLNLDCIIFMGEEDIKRQALNVFRMELLGAKVVSVTSGSATLKDAVNEALRYWVANVDDTHYLLGSVMGPHPFPQMVRDFQSVIGKETKEQFLQAQGVLPDAVVACIGGGSNAAGMFYPFIEDERVSLYGVEAAGQGVDTDYHAASLTKGKPGVLHGALMYLLQDQDGQIQEAHSISAGLDYPGVGPEHSYLKDIGRANYHSITDNEALDAFRLLSKLEGIIPALESSHAVAFAVKLAAEMQDTQNIVVCLSGRGDKDVDTVKTRLEGEK
- a CDS encoding response regulator transcription factor — encoded protein: MQNILIIEDEKNLARFIELELNHDGYNTTVSSNGRSGLELALSKTWDAILLDLMLPELNGMEVCRRIRQANKTIPIIMITARDSVLDRVSGLDSGADDYIVKPFAIEELLARLRSLFRRIEAINSNELTTLTFKDLEVELESCIVKKAGKIIGLTKREFDLLIIFMSNINIVLTREVLLNKVWGYSTGVETNVVDVYVRYLRNKIDDQVNGSYIHTVRGTGYVMR
- a CDS encoding phosphoribosylanthranilate isomerase, with amino-acid sequence MKVKICGITDELTGMAAVQYGADAIGLVFAESKRRISVERAKEIVLQLPEQVYKVGVFVNETKEQIEKIAASVGLTHIQLHGDETAAFSKSLSLPVIKGISFQDNDSLGDMANFPSDYILLDSPKGKYRGGNGTTFEWGKVNQQLIDGKKVILAGGLNSENVEKAIKIIKPVMVDVSSGVETNGMKDLAKMKAFIEKVKGNLTGGKQNEHIYITE
- a CDS encoding HAMP domain-containing histidine kinase translates to MIKKITRMFNRLPWQTKLVLSGSSAIFLTFFLFSFLEYHTVSKWMMNREEIAINRTITDIATFYKAKAETLNRTDIIDSEDFLRNMNDKDQLIRVYDSKGNILVSDKNGTFPVLEPVPTRVSTTDRISIEGKEAIVARYPINGGKFKGTLEVVRHLNNYHKMMSNLFWVMTIFGIAAILFSAISGLILAKQLLRPVRRLARGMKKIKEDGFQGRVEVYKQKDDLTELTNVFNEMMDEIEKSFQAQKQFVEDASHELRTPVSILEGHLSLLNRWGKKDPVILEESLDASLQELSRLKKLINDLLVLTRAENQRVVTAEKSDIVNLVLKIISKLEIIHPDYQFEIKMEKYLPMIPMAEHHFEQILIILLDNSIKYSNGNKTISISAVRDEGDVIVSVSDQGIGIANEDIPDVFNRFYRVDKARVRENGGTGLGLSIAKQLVIKYNGSILIESKEGMGTKVSFSVPIVTNKGKS
- the trpA gene encoding tryptophan synthase subunit alpha, yielding MNRLQHTFSLLKRNNRKAFVPYIMAGDGGLDNLVNRMVLLEKFGATAIELGVPFSDPVADGPTIQRAGIRALENGTTLKAIISEVAKARRVVSIPIILMTYLNPIYSFGIEAFVKEISDAGVDGCIIPDLPIEEEDMIAPNLENVDVELIRLVTPTTPMERIKLISSKGNGFLYAVTVKGITGVRNDYDAELYQFLKAVQEISLIPVLAGFGISSEEQINVLTKHCDGVIVGSKIVDLFESNNLDEMEGLMSSFKQKSKIV